In the genome of Cyclopterus lumpus isolate fCycLum1 chromosome 19, fCycLum1.pri, whole genome shotgun sequence, one region contains:
- the chmp6b gene encoding charged multivesicular body protein 6 gives MGNLFGKKKHSRVTEQDKAVLQLKQQRDKLKQYQKRISLQLEKERLLAKQLLRNGKKDKALLLLKKKRYQDQLLDKTENQIGNLERMVQDLEFAQIESKVIQGLKVGNECLKKMHEVMSVEEVERIMDETQDAVEYQKQIDDMLAGSLSQEDEDAVLAELEALTQGDVELPEVPEDQLPVVPEATEKKPESERSRKKPEREMLAA, from the exons ATGGGAAATCTTTTTGGAAAGAAGAAGCACAGCCGAGTGACGGAGCAAGACAAGGCGGTGCTG CAACTGAAGCAGCAGCGAGACAAACTGAAGCAATATCAGAAGAGGATCAGCCtgcagctggagaaggagaggctgcTGGCAAAGCAGCTGCTCAGGAATGGCAAAAAAGA TAAAGCGCTCCTCCTGCTGAAGAAGAAGCGCTATCAGGATCAACTGCTGGACAAGACGGAGAACCAGATCGGGAACCTGGAGCGCATG GTTCAGGACTTGGAGTTCGCTCAGATCGAATCGAAGGTCATCCAAGGGTTGAAAGTGGGAAACGAGTGCCTGAAGAAAATGCACGAG gtgatGTCCGTGGAAGAAGTGGAGCGGATCATGGATGAAACCCAGGACGCCGTGGAGTACCAGAAG CAAATCGACGACATGTTGGCCGGTTCTCTGTCTCAAGAGGACGAGGACGCCGTGCTCGCCGAGCTGGAGGCGCTCACGCAG GGAGACGTCGAGCTTCCAGAGGTTCCTGAAGACCAGCTTCCTGTTGTCCCCGAGGCCACAGAGAAGAAACCAG AGAGCGAGCGTTCCAGGAAGAAGCCCGAGCGGGAGATGCTCGCCGCCTGA